The Desulfohalovibrio reitneri genome contains a region encoding:
- a CDS encoding PstS family phosphate ABC transporter substrate-binding protein → MRNMLRLAVVFAALLALGVGTAHARDQIRIVGSSTVYPFASYVSEEFGATTDFKTPVIESTGSGGGHKLFGAGVGVSTPDITNSSRRMKIKEFERAQSNGVEGITEAVIGYDGIAIAQNVANDPVDLTLEQLHLAVAAEVPQDGKLVKNPYTNWNEIDSSLPNRKIMIYGPPTTSGTRDAFEELVMEAASEEMPEYGGEYTKIRQDGPYVPAGENDNLIVQRLTKDRDAFGIFGYSFLAENQDRIQGASIEGVKPKPEAISSGDYPISRSLFFYVKNAHIGQVPGVKEYVEMFMSEKMIGPGGLLQRIGLIPLPDSVRAKMQEKVTSFTPMTKSQLESGDLF, encoded by the coding sequence ATGCGTAACATGTTGAGGCTCGCCGTTGTATTCGCCGCGCTGCTGGCCCTTGGGGTCGGCACCGCCCACGCCCGCGACCAGATCCGGATCGTGGGTTCTTCCACCGTCTATCCCTTCGCCAGCTACGTCTCCGAGGAGTTCGGCGCCACCACCGACTTCAAGACCCCGGTCATCGAGTCCACCGGCTCCGGCGGCGGCCACAAGCTGTTCGGCGCCGGCGTGGGCGTGTCCACCCCGGACATCACCAACTCCTCCCGCCGCATGAAGATCAAGGAGTTCGAGCGCGCCCAGTCCAACGGCGTCGAAGGCATCACCGAGGCCGTCATCGGCTACGACGGCATCGCCATCGCCCAGAACGTGGCCAACGACCCCGTCGACCTGACCCTGGAGCAGCTGCACCTGGCCGTTGCCGCCGAGGTGCCCCAGGACGGCAAGCTGGTGAAGAACCCCTACACCAACTGGAACGAAATCGATTCCAGCCTGCCCAACCGCAAGATCATGATCTACGGCCCCCCGACGACCTCCGGCACCCGTGACGCCTTCGAGGAGCTGGTCATGGAGGCCGCTTCCGAGGAAATGCCCGAGTACGGCGGCGAGTACACCAAGATCCGCCAGGACGGCCCCTACGTGCCCGCCGGCGAGAACGACAACCTCATCGTGCAGCGCCTGACCAAGGACCGCGACGCCTTCGGCATCTTCGGCTACTCCTTCCTGGCCGAGAACCAGGACCGCATCCAGGGCGCCTCCATCGAGGGAGTGAAGCCCAAGCCCGAGGCCATCTCCTCCGGCGACTACCCCATTTCCCGCTCCCTGTTCTTCTACGTGAAGAACGCCCACATCGGGCAGGTTCCCGGCGTCAAGGAGTACGTGGAGATGTTCATGTCCGAGAAGATGATCGGCCCCGGCGGCCTGCTGCAGCGCATTGGTCTGATCCCCCTGCCTGACAGCGTGCGCGCCAAGATGCAGGAGAAGGTGACCAGCTTCACCCCCATGACCAAATCCCAGCTCGAAAGCGGCGACCTCTTCTAG